The Lachnospiraceae bacterium KM106-2 nucleotide sequence GTTAGAGATTAAGAAAAAGAGGTTATCATTTGATAACCTCTTTTTTTTACTTATGTGAATAGGAGTAAACATGTGTAATTGTTATGATGTAATAATTAATGAAGAGAATAAAGAAAAATGTAGAAGCATAGCTAGAAATCTGGTAAAGAAAAACTTTACCGAGTTTCCGGATCAGTGGATGGAAGTTGAGCAGTTGGAGATAAGTTACAAGGATCAGTTGTTTCCAAAGTATCAAATTGTATATTATAGCGATGAAGGGAACGAGGTTGCTTTTTTTGTATTTTCGTGTGAAAATATAGAGAAAGGGAACCAATTAGAGCTGTTCTATCTTCATATGTGGCAATCTGCTTATATGAATGCCATTCGCAAAATGCTTGTGGATATGATAAAAGAACAGATTTCAGATCTACCATCTTTTCATAGTGGAATCATGGGACCAGGATATGGAGAGGTTGGGATGGAAGAGTTGGATACCTATTGTAAAAGAGCTAAGGCAGAAAACATTGGAGTTGTAGTTGAAAATCGTCATCTATCTCCAGCTCAATCTTGTGTTGGTGCAATCTATTTTGCCAGCCAGCCCTTTACGAAGACGGTATCTCCATGTACGACATGTAAGTCTGCAGGTAAAAATTGTTCCTTATTTTGTATATTTGGTGATAAGTAGAAAGGGTTTATATGAAGATTACATTTATGCCAATGAACCAGACAATAAGGATAGAGAACTTTCAGACAATACTAAATGCGGCAAGAGAGGCAGGGATCTATATCGAGTCTTCTTGTGGTTTAAATGGTAGTTGTGGAAAGTGTAAAGTATATATTATGAAAGGTCGTATGACCTCGCTTACAGCTGAGGAAGAGAAACATTTGACGAAGGAAGAGATCAAGCGAGGGATTCGCCTTGCTTGCCAGGTCAGAGCGAGTGAAGATGCTGTTGTTATGGTAAAGCAGACGAAAGAGAGAAAAGTAAGAAACGTAGTAAGACAAACAGAAAAGGTAGAATCCATAGGAATTGGTATAGATATTGGAACGACAACAATTCAGATACGTCTGATCGATCTTATTTCAAAAGGAAAACTGATGGAGCAGATCATTTATAATCCTCAAAGAATGTTTGGAGCAGATGTAATATCTAGAATTACCTATTGTTATGGTAATAAAGAGCGATTAGTTCAATTGCAGAGGTGTTTAATTGACAGCTGTAATGAAGAAATTCATTCTATGCTGTCCGCGTTGGGGCAGACAAGTGATTGTATCAAACAGTATGTAGTTGCAGGAAATACAACGATGGGACATCTGTTTCTTGGATGTTGTATCGATTCTCTTGGAAGATCTCCGATCGCTCCGGTATATAAAGATTATCCAGTACAAGCGGCAGAACAGATAGGACTGATTGGTAATCAGGATACGAAATGTTATTTACTTCCGAACATTGGAGGACATGTAGGTGGAGATTTATTAGCTTGCTTAATGACGGCTAAATTGGATCAAAAGAAAGGAAATTATCTTTTGATCGATGTAGGAACTAATGGGGAGATTGCAGTATCTAAACAAGGAAAAATCATGGCGTGTTCCACTGCGGCGGGGCCTGCTTTTGAGGGGGCTTCCTTACAGTATGGAATGTGCGCAAAAGCAGGAGCGATTACTCATGTGGCATATTATCAGAAGAAGCCAGTAATAGAAGTACTTGGAAATGTAAAACCGATTGGGATCAGTGGTTCTGGTATTATAGATGGAATTGCTGAGTTTCTACGTAACGATATCATTGATAGGACTGGTCTATTAAAAGAAGAATATCAAAGTAGTGGAGTCGCTTTATATGAGGGAACGACCAAGGAAGAACGTATCTCTATATCGCAGGAAGATATTCGCCAGATTCAGCTGGCGAAGGGAGCTATTGCTGCTGGGATGGCTTTGATCTTAGAAAAAGCAGAACTTAACGTGGAAGAGATTGATGAATTTTATTTGGCTGGTACTTTTGGAAGTCATCTAAATGTAAGAAATGCTATGGCAATCGGATTACTTCCTAAGATGGCTTTTAACAAAGTAAAGTTAATCGGAAATGCGTCCTGTGAAGGGACGAATTTAGTGTTAAATGGAAAATGGAATTACGATGAGATAAAGGAATTTGCAAAACAAATCAGTCATATAGACTTAGCAAAAGATGCTCGCTTTGAAGAAGTATTTTTAGAAAAAATGAACTTTTAAGGAGAGTTAATATGAGGGCGGCAAACAAAAGACAATTTAAGCAATTTGTTGATAGTATGGAATTCCCTTCGCTGATCTATATATATGAGACAGGCAAGATTATTGCTATGAATAATCTTGCAAGTGATATATTAGGGGAAGGGCATAAGAATCTGAAACAGATGGTACCAGATAAGAGAATATTGAAATTTTCTAAGGAGTTATTATCAAATCATAGTAGACTAGTCCATGAGATTGTCATCAGTATCAATAAGGTGACACTCTCTTTGGATGTTGAAGTTAATTGTATGGAACAGGAAGAAGATCTTCATACAGTGCTTTTGTTATTTGATCATAGTTATAAGCAATGTTTTGATAAGGACAAGGTACAGAAAGAACCTAGAATCATTTGGAAAAATAAGAAGTTAGAGTTATTAGGATTGAATTCGGCGGCAGAAAATGATTCATATTTTGATGATCAGCAAATACTTGAATATAATATGGAGTCATTAGGACAGGAGAATATTCAGACCTTACAGAGGTATGAAAAAGAGATCTTGGAGAAAAAGGACGGAGTTTATAATGCGTATCAAATGATTCAGAATCGTCTGAATCAAAATTATTTTGTAAGGCTCAGTGGGATCCCAATGACCAATCGATATGGTACTGTAATTGGTGTCGTTCTATGTTATAATCTTGTATTGAACCGTGAAGAGTATAAACAGCTTTATGATACTGCGTTGAAAGAAAATAATTTCTTTGGTGAGATCATTAGTAAAAGTGGATTTATTGTGGCTTGCTGGACATGGGAGGAGTACTTGAATGCATCCTATGTATCAACAAATGTCAGTAATCTGGGACTTAGTATCGAGGACATTTATAACAAGAAGATCTACTGGAAGGATATCTTGTCAAAACAGACTTATAAGGCAGTAAAAAAGTTTGTAAAGAAATCAAATGAGTGGCCAAATGATATTATTGAAGGGGAGTGCCAGATCAAGAATCAGCAAGGAGAATTGATATGGCTTGCGACCAGAACGATGATCGTTCGTAAAAGGGGAGAGGTCTCTCATTTTGAAACAATGATCCATGATATCACGGAGAAAAAGCTGTTAGAACAACAATTAAATGATAGCCATAAAGCATTAGAGACGAATACCAATACATTGAAAAAGGTATTTGATAGCTTAAATTCTTATGTATTTATTATTGATCGAACATCCTATCGGCTTATCTTTGTGAATAGCAAGGTAGCAGAGCAATATGGATTTGTTCCAATCAATCAGAAATTAGATGATTTCTTAGCATTTCATGAGATTATTTTGTATCATACGAATCTGCAATACTCCAATGAGTATTTGGAACAATGTATCGAAAATCGTGTTCCTTATATTACGTTTTATGATTGCAGAAATGAAATGTTATTAGATGCACAAATGGCTAACATAGAGTGGAGGGGCATTCATAATGCCATTATCCTTCATATGCATGATATTACGGAGCAGGTAACGCCTGCAAAGAATATAAGCATTCGATCCGGATATGATTATTTAACCGGATTACATAATCAACATAAACTGGATAAGGATCTAGAGAAGATATTTCAAAGTATTAAAGTAGATCAGAAGAAGTATTACTTTATCTATATTGATCTAGATGCATTTCATTCCATTCAAAATAAAAAAGGTGCCCGCTATACAGATCTTTTATTACAGAAAGTAGGAAAAAATCTGTTGCAGATGGAAGAAATACAGGAGAGCAGTTATCGGGTTGGTGGTGATAAGTTCTATATCATTGCTGATTATTCAATGGGTGAAGAAATTAAAGATAAAATATATGAAATCTTTCAGCGGCCTTTTTCACTGGAAGATGAGATGGTACGATGCACGGCTAGTATCGGAATTAGTATTCTGACACCAGAGACCAAGTCCAAAAGAGAGCTATTTGAACATGTAAAGAGTGCACTTACGATGGCAAAGGATAAAGGAAGAAATATTGTCTGCTATTATGATGAAGATGAACTGGAGATATCTAAGGAACATCTTGTTTTAGAGGAAGAATTAAAGAATGCCTTAAAGAATGATCGGAAGCAATTTTGTGTAGAGTATCAGCCGATCATTGAGTCGGAGAACGATCAAGTACGCGCGGTTGAGGCATTGATCCGATGGAATAATGAGAAGTTAGGTGAAGTGAAGCCTAGTCATTTCATTACGGTGGCAGAGAATTTAGGGTTGATGAATGAGATAGGTGAGATCTTGATTCATCATGCGCTAGAGATGTGTTGCCAGTTAGAGCAGAATGGCTGGAATATCAAGATGCATATTAATTTGTCCAATATTCAAGTCTGGAATCATGATTTTATGAAGGATGTCATTAATAAGGCAAAGGAGCTTCAAGTTCAGACTAAGAATATCGTATTAGAAATCACAGAATGCTTAACTTGTACCAATCAAGAAAATTTGAAGAAGAAATATAAAAGGTTAGTTAAAGAAGGATTTGAACTTGCTTACGATAAGTTTAGAGGAGTTGTAACGTTTCAGGATATGCTTCAGATCCCTTTCTCTTACGTTAAGTTAAGCAGTACCCTAATTCAATCATTTGGAACAAATGAGTTTAATGGGGAACTAGTAACGACGATGATCCGTTATATTCATGCGATGGATCTAAAGGCAATCGTAATGGGTGTGGAGACAAAAGAGCAGAGCGCCTTTGCCAAAGAACAAGGTTCTGATATGCAGCAGGGAATCGTTTATTCCAAAGCGTTAGGAAAAGAAGAATTAATAGAATATATGAAAGAGCATTTATAATGGGAGGATTACAAAGTGAAAAATAAAATATTTGTTGTAGAAGATGATGAGTCAATCTCAAAATTAATATACATAAATTTAATCGCCGCAGGATATGAGGTGGAGACCGCTTATGATGGGGAAGAGGCATTAGAAAAGATAAAAAATTCAAAACCGTTTGATCTTGCACTATTAGATATTATGCTTCCTAAGAAAGATGGATTTGAATTATTGCCGGAGTTTGTCAGCCGCAGTATTCCAGTTATTTTCTTAACTGCAAAGAATGATGTATTTTCTAAGGTGGAAGGATTAAAAAATGGCGCAGAAGATTATATTGTAAAGCCATTTGAAATATTAGAATTATTAGTCCGAATTGAAAAAGTGCTTCAACGATACGATAAGCTAGGACAGGAGATTACGGTAGGGGATATCTGTATCGACTTGACACAGAGAACGGTTAAGAAAGATGGCCAGATCATTGAATTAAAGCCAATGGAGTTCGATCTGCTTGTCGTTCTTTCTAGAAACAAAAACATCGCATTATCAAGGGAGCAGTTGCTTCAGATGGTATGGGGAGATGATTTCTTAGGTGAGACAAGAACCGTAGATGTCCATATTGGACAATTACGTAAAAAATTAGATTGCCACGATATGATCAAGACAGTTTCAAAGATAGGATACAGACTGGAGGCTGAATAATGAAATTAAGAACTAAGATTTGTTTGATGACAATTACAGTTCTTACGGTAGCCATGAGTATTTTTACTGTTGTTATATTAAAATTGACATTTTCGAGTAATTTAAATACAACGATCCAGATGGAAGAGGTATCAGCGGATTATAAATATAACAGCATCAATCAGTCCTTTATCGAGGAGTATGATTATGATGACGCTGAAATCGTAAAGGATACAATGATACGATATATTGGTAATCAGCTTTCTGATGAGCATGTGATCTTAGTTAATGCAAATACACAGGAGTGTTTATTTAATAAAACAGAGTATAATCCATTATCTATTTTAAAATCTAAAAGTACAGAGAAGTTTTCGAATCGAATTGTTACGATCGAGGGGAGACAGTATTTATATCTGGCTCGGAAGATCACCGACGAAGGAACATATATATTTTATATGTATAAGGATATTACCAGAATCTACAGTAATATCCGAGACATTGCGATGAAGACATTTGTTTCTGGTATTGTGATCCTTGTTGTCTTAAGTATGGTCTTAGCATTCTCTATGCGAAGAACCTTATATTCGCTTCGAATTCTAACAGAAGGTACAAAACAGATTGCAAACGGAATCTATGATAAAGTGAAAATTCACTCAAAAGATGAGGTGGGACAGCTGGCGAATCGTTTTAATATCATGAGTGATGCCATAGCTGGCCAAGTGGAAGAACTGAAACAGGAAGCAGAGAATCGTAAGATGTTGATATCGGCGTTGACTCATGAATTAAAGACGCCGATCACATCGATCAAGGGGTATAGTCAAACATTATTGATCACGAAGCTTCCAAGCGATCAACAAGAGGAAATGCTATCAACGATTGACACGGAATGTTCTAGACTGGAACGGTTGTCTCAAAAGATGATGGGACTGATCATGATTACGAATCAGGAAGATATTCTACTTAAAAAGAGTAGTCTTCCTAACTTGTTTGAGAGGGTAGAACAGAGTACACGAGTGTTACTTGGACAAGATGGTATTACATTGCAGACTAAATGTGAAATTGAAGAAGTAACCGTAGAGGAGGATTTGTTTTTAGAGTTGCTACTGAATTTGGTGGACAATGCTAGAAAGGCTTCCAAAGCAGGTGATACGATCATGTTACAGGCAAAAGATAATAAAATTCAGATTATT carries:
- a CDS encoding diguanylate cyclase/phosphodiesterase with PAS/PAC sensor(s), with amino-acid sequence MRAANKRQFKQFVDSMEFPSLIYIYETGKIIAMNNLASDILGEGHKNLKQMVPDKRILKFSKELLSNHSRLVHEIVISINKVTLSLDVEVNCMEQEEDLHTVLLLFDHSYKQCFDKDKVQKEPRIIWKNKKLELLGLNSAAENDSYFDDQQILEYNMESLGQENIQTLQRYEKEILEKKDGVYNAYQMIQNRLNQNYFVRLSGIPMTNRYGTVIGVVLCYNLVLNREEYKQLYDTALKENNFFGEIISKSGFIVACWTWEEYLNASYVSTNVSNLGLSIEDIYNKKIYWKDILSKQTYKAVKKFVKKSNEWPNDIIEGECQIKNQQGELIWLATRTMIVRKRGEVSHFETMIHDITEKKLLEQQLNDSHKALETNTNTLKKVFDSLNSYVFIIDRTSYRLIFVNSKVAEQYGFVPINQKLDDFLAFHEIILYHTNLQYSNEYLEQCIENRVPYITFYDCRNEMLLDAQMANIEWRGIHNAIILHMHDITEQVTPAKNISIRSGYDYLTGLHNQHKLDKDLEKIFQSIKVDQKKYYFIYIDLDAFHSIQNKKGARYTDLLLQKVGKNLLQMEEIQESSYRVGGDKFYIIADYSMGEEIKDKIYEIFQRPFSLEDEMVRCTASIGISILTPETKSKRELFEHVKSALTMAKDKGRNIVCYYDEDELEISKEHLVLEEELKNALKNDRKQFCVEYQPIIESENDQVRAVEALIRWNNEKLGEVKPSHFITVAENLGLMNEIGEILIHHALEMCCQLEQNGWNIKMHINLSNIQVWNHDFMKDVINKAKELQVQTKNIVLEITECLTCTNQENLKKKYKRLVKEGFELAYDKFRGVVTFQDMLQIPFSYVKLSSTLIQSFGTNEFNGELVTTMIRYIHAMDLKAIVMGVETKEQSAFAKEQGSDMQQGIVYSKALGKEELIEYMKEHL
- a CDS encoding phosphate regulon transcriptional regulatory protein PhoB, with amino-acid sequence MKNKIFVVEDDESISKLIYINLIAAGYEVETAYDGEEALEKIKNSKPFDLALLDIMLPKKDGFELLPEFVSRSIPVIFLTAKNDVFSKVEGLKNGAEDYIVKPFEILELLVRIEKVLQRYDKLGQEITVGDICIDLTQRTVKKDGQIIELKPMEFDLLVVLSRNKNIALSREQLLQMVWGDDFLGETRTVDVHIGQLRKKLDCHDMIKTVSKIGYRLEAE
- a CDS encoding phosphate regulon sensor protein PhoR, coding for MKLRTKICLMTITVLTVAMSIFTVVILKLTFSSNLNTTIQMEEVSADYKYNSINQSFIEEYDYDDAEIVKDTMIRYIGNQLSDEHVILVNANTQECLFNKTEYNPLSILKSKSTEKFSNRIVTIEGRQYLYLARKITDEGTYIFYMYKDITRIYSNIRDIAMKTFVSGIVILVVLSMVLAFSMRRTLYSLRILTEGTKQIANGIYDKVKIHSKDEVGQLANRFNIMSDAIAGQVEELKQEAENRKMLISALTHELKTPITSIKGYSQTLLITKLPSDQQEEMLSTIDTECSRLERLSQKMMGLIMITNQEDILLKKSSLPNLFERVEQSTRVLLGQDGITLQTKCEIEEVTVEEDLFLELLLNLVDNARKASKAGDTIMLQAKDNKIQIIDEGKGIPKEDLPKIKQAFYMGDKSRTSKKKGLGLGLALCDRIVELHHFSLDFESDLGKGTTVTIQL
- a CDS encoding methyltransferase corrinoid activation protein, whose protein sequence is MKITFMPMNQTIRIENFQTILNAAREAGIYIESSCGLNGSCGKCKVYIMKGRMTSLTAEEEKHLTKEEIKRGIRLACQVRASEDAVVMVKQTKERKVRNVVRQTEKVESIGIGIDIGTTTIQIRLIDLISKGKLMEQIIYNPQRMFGADVISRITYCYGNKERLVQLQRCLIDSCNEEIHSMLSALGQTSDCIKQYVVAGNTTMGHLFLGCCIDSLGRSPIAPVYKDYPVQAAEQIGLIGNQDTKCYLLPNIGGHVGGDLLACLMTAKLDQKKGNYLLIDVGTNGEIAVSKQGKIMACSTAAGPAFEGASLQYGMCAKAGAITHVAYYQKKPVIEVLGNVKPIGISGSGIIDGIAEFLRNDIIDRTGLLKEEYQSSGVALYEGTTKEERISISQEDIRQIQLAKGAIAAGMALILEKAELNVEEIDEFYLAGTFGSHLNVRNAMAIGLLPKMAFNKVKLIGNASCEGTNLVLNGKWNYDEIKEFAKQISHIDLAKDARFEEVFLEKMNF